In Hyphomicrobium denitrificans 1NES1, one DNA window encodes the following:
- a CDS encoding MarR family winged helix-turn-helix transcriptional regulator translates to MTDITSESAAARRAKGPGPAGSQADDGRPQIDPDLISCVELFYFAYRDFTRDPDTMLEQYGFGRAHHRVLHFIHRNPGLKVAELLDILKITKQSLARVLKQLIDEGFVIQRAGSEDRRERRLYLSAKGARLTDKLTQIQVKRVAEALATLGPGADQLARKFLFAMITEKDRPLVEVLIKGQHAESAEDPESHE, encoded by the coding sequence ATGACTGACATAACTTCCGAAAGCGCCGCAGCCCGGCGCGCGAAAGGACCGGGCCCGGCCGGCTCACAAGCCGACGACGGGCGACCGCAAATTGATCCCGATCTCATTTCCTGTGTGGAATTGTTCTACTTCGCCTACCGTGATTTTACCCGTGATCCCGATACCATGCTTGAGCAGTATGGCTTCGGACGCGCGCATCACCGCGTCCTGCATTTCATTCACCGCAATCCCGGCCTGAAGGTCGCGGAATTGCTGGATATTCTGAAGATCACCAAGCAGTCTCTGGCGCGCGTTCTGAAGCAGCTTATCGACGAAGGCTTCGTTATTCAGCGTGCCGGCAGCGAGGACCGGCGCGAGCGGCGACTTTATCTCTCGGCCAAAGGCGCGCGCTTGACCGATAAACTGACACAAATACAGGTCAAACGCGTTGCCGAAGCGCTGGCGACGCTCGGTCCCGGTGCGGATCAACTCGCGCGCAAGTTCCTTTTCGCTATGATTACCGAAAAGGATCGTCCGCTAGTCGAAGTTCTCATCAAGGGCCAGCACGCGGAAAGCGCGGAAGACCCCGAGAGTCATGAATGA
- a CDS encoding YbjN domain-containing protein produces MAVAEQKTDRVLNPIDLIEQLATGHDWPHERASDEEMTLIVAGTWADYHISINWRDDLEALHLACAFDFRVPENRLTEMYRLVAQINEQLWLGHFDLWTQEGLVMFRHALLLNGAVATVAQCEAMLKAALEGCERYYQAFQFVVWAGKESREALVSTMFETQGQA; encoded by the coding sequence ATGGCAGTTGCGGAACAGAAAACTGACCGCGTCCTGAATCCGATCGATCTCATCGAGCAGCTTGCGACTGGCCACGACTGGCCACATGAGCGTGCCAGCGACGAAGAAATGACCCTTATCGTCGCCGGAACCTGGGCCGACTATCACATCTCGATCAACTGGCGCGACGACCTCGAGGCTTTGCATCTGGCATGCGCCTTCGACTTCCGCGTACCGGAAAATCGCCTGACGGAAATGTACCGGCTCGTGGCCCAGATCAACGAGCAACTCTGGCTCGGCCACTTCGATCTCTGGACGCAGGAAGGGCTCGTGATGTTCCGTCACGCGCTGCTGCTGAACGGAGCGGTCGCGACCGTCGCCCAGTGCGAAGCCATGCTGAAAGCCGCCCTGGAAGGCTGCGAGCGCTATTACCAGGCCTTCCAGTTCGTCGTATGGGCGGGTAAGGAGAGCCGTGAGGCCCTGGTTTCGACGATGTTCGAGACGCAGGGGCAGGCTTAA
- a CDS encoding response regulator transcription factor — protein sequence MRGAVVQDRAEPLADNAPHILVVDDDQKIRALLGRFLKSNGFRVTEAQDAAAARSFMRGLAFDLVLLDVMMPGECGLTLARDLKATRPVPICMLTALADAEDRISGLEAGVDDYVSKPFEPRELLLRLRNILRRGQTPTATRDEIRMGGCVFNTTRGELRRDEETIKLTERERDLLRLFAQRIGVAVPRHELSSDDSTGSERAIDVQINRLRRKIEADPSNPVYLQTVRGKGYILYTD from the coding sequence ATGAGAGGTGCAGTTGTGCAGGATCGAGCCGAGCCGCTTGCCGATAACGCCCCCCACATTCTCGTCGTCGACGACGACCAGAAGATTCGAGCACTCCTCGGGCGTTTTCTGAAGAGCAACGGTTTTCGCGTTACGGAAGCCCAGGACGCCGCCGCAGCCCGATCATTCATGCGCGGGCTCGCCTTCGATCTGGTGCTGCTCGACGTGATGATGCCGGGTGAATGCGGTCTGACGCTGGCCCGCGACCTCAAGGCGACGCGCCCCGTTCCGATCTGCATGCTGACGGCCCTTGCCGATGCCGAGGATCGCATCTCCGGCCTCGAAGCCGGCGTCGATGACTACGTGTCCAAGCCCTTCGAGCCGCGCGAGTTGCTGCTCAGGCTGCGCAACATCCTGCGACGGGGACAGACTCCGACCGCGACGCGCGACGAAATCCGCATGGGCGGCTGCGTGTTCAACACCACGCGCGGCGAACTCAGGCGCGATGAAGAGACGATCAAGCTCACCGAGCGCGAGCGCGATCTGTTGCGGCTGTTTGCGCAACGCATCGGCGTCGCCGTCCCTCGGCATGAGCTTTCGAGCGACGACAGCACAGGCAGCGAACGGGCCATCGACGTGCAAATCAATCGCCTGCGGCGCAAGATCGAGGCCGATCCCTCTAATCCGGTCTATCTGCAAACGGTACGCGGCAAAGGCTATATTCTTTATACCGATTGA
- a CDS encoding branched-chain amino acid aminotransferase has translation MADLVPYHDRDGLIWMDGALLPWRDVKVHVLTHALHYASAVFEGERCYEGEIFKLTEHSERLVESARILDFEIPYSVAQIDQACRDTVAANKLSDCYVRPLAWRGSEQMGVSARQTKIHLMIAAWNWGSYFPMEQRLKGIRVTHAQYRRPDPACAPAKAKAAGLYMICTIEKHRAERAGYSDALMLDYRGRVAECTGANVFLIKDGVIHTPEPDCFLDGITRRTVIDLAKARGIEVINRAIMPEELGSFSECFITGTAAEITPVSEIGEHRYKPGKITETLLNDYTELVKPKKRVAAE, from the coding sequence ATGGCCGACCTCGTTCCTTATCACGACCGCGATGGGCTGATCTGGATGGACGGGGCTTTGCTCCCCTGGCGCGACGTCAAGGTTCACGTCCTGACCCATGCCCTGCATTATGCCAGCGCCGTCTTCGAGGGCGAACGGTGCTACGAGGGCGAGATCTTTAAGCTGACCGAGCATTCCGAACGCCTCGTTGAGAGCGCCAGGATTCTCGATTTCGAGATTCCTTATTCCGTCGCCCAGATCGATCAGGCATGCCGCGATACCGTCGCAGCCAATAAATTGTCCGACTGCTATGTCCGGCCCCTCGCGTGGCGCGGCAGCGAGCAGATGGGCGTTTCCGCTCGCCAAACCAAGATTCATCTTATGATCGCGGCGTGGAACTGGGGATCGTATTTCCCGATGGAGCAGCGCCTCAAAGGTATCCGCGTCACCCATGCTCAGTATCGCAGACCCGATCCTGCCTGTGCACCTGCCAAAGCCAAGGCTGCGGGCCTCTACATGATCTGCACGATCGAGAAGCATCGCGCCGAGCGTGCGGGCTATTCCGACGCGCTCATGCTCGACTATCGCGGCCGGGTCGCGGAATGCACGGGCGCCAACGTCTTCCTGATCAAGGACGGCGTAATTCATACGCCGGAGCCGGATTGCTTCCTCGACGGCATTACGCGGCGCACTGTCATCGACCTTGCGAAAGCGCGCGGCATTGAGGTGATCAATCGTGCCATCATGCCGGAAGAGCTTGGCAGCTTCAGCGAATGCTTCATTACGGGGACGGCAGCCGAGATAACGCCGGTCTCCGAGATCGGCGAGCATCGCTACAAGCCCGGCAAAATCACCGAAACCTTGCTGAATGATTATACGGAGCTGGTGAAACCGAAGAAGCGCGTAGCAGCGGAGTAA
- a CDS encoding ATP-binding protein has translation MAVINETTPESGKDQSLYRRIREHPHVARLTSVAGEMLPKGLYARALLIIITPIVVLEGVIAFAFMERHWQAVTRRLSEATARDIAALIDVYSDLPKSENAQKIVDLARDRLNLKMEVLPPGDLPPPGPKPFFRLLDKALSNELRKHVQLPFWIDTVGESQNVEIRVKRDDAILRFVATRSQTYASNSHIFLLWMVGSSVILLTVAILFLRNQIRPILRLADAADAFGKGRTIPEDFKPRGAREVRQAAVAFLQMRDRIKQHVEQRTTMLAGVSHDLRTVLTRFKLELALLEDTPETRALSTDVDEMQHMLEDYLAFSKGDGGEEAKPTDLPELLQEIVDDASIYAATIDLKVRKSKGNIVLPLKRQALKRAITNLVTNAARFGDHIVIRVAPEGQWVRIEVDDDGPGIPESERENVFRPFYRLDHARNQDEGNSGLGLAIARDIAKSHGGEIALGQSSMGGLRAIISLPQ, from the coding sequence ATGGCGGTTATCAACGAGACGACGCCCGAGTCCGGCAAGGACCAATCCCTTTATCGCCGCATTCGCGAGCATCCTCACGTTGCGCGCCTCACCAGCGTCGCTGGCGAAATGCTGCCGAAAGGGCTTTATGCGCGCGCCCTGCTGATCATCATCACACCGATCGTCGTTCTTGAAGGCGTTATCGCGTTCGCATTCATGGAGCGCCATTGGCAGGCCGTGACGCGCCGCCTCTCGGAGGCGACAGCGCGCGATATTGCAGCCCTGATCGATGTCTATAGCGACCTGCCGAAATCGGAGAATGCGCAGAAAATCGTCGATCTCGCGCGCGACCGTCTGAATCTTAAAATGGAAGTCCTGCCGCCGGGTGACCTGCCGCCGCCGGGACCGAAGCCGTTTTTCCGGTTGCTCGACAAGGCGCTTTCAAACGAATTGCGCAAGCACGTGCAGTTGCCCTTCTGGATCGACACGGTCGGGGAATCCCAGAACGTCGAAATCCGCGTCAAACGCGATGACGCGATCCTCCGTTTCGTCGCGACGCGGAGCCAGACCTACGCTTCGAATTCACACATCTTCCTGCTCTGGATGGTCGGATCGTCGGTCATTCTGCTGACCGTCGCAATCCTGTTCCTCAGGAACCAGATTCGCCCCATCCTGCGTCTCGCTGATGCGGCCGACGCGTTCGGCAAGGGCCGCACGATCCCAGAGGACTTCAAACCCCGCGGCGCACGCGAAGTTCGGCAAGCCGCCGTCGCGTTTCTGCAAATGCGCGACCGCATCAAGCAGCACGTCGAGCAACGCACGACCATGCTCGCAGGCGTCAGTCATGACCTCAGGACGGTGTTGACGCGTTTCAAGCTGGAACTCGCCCTGCTTGAGGATACGCCCGAAACGCGCGCACTCTCCACCGACGTGGATGAAATGCAGCATATGCTGGAGGACTATCTGGCCTTCTCAAAGGGCGACGGCGGCGAGGAAGCCAAGCCAACCGATTTGCCGGAACTCCTTCAGGAGATCGTCGATGACGCATCAATTTATGCGGCGACGATCGATCTCAAGGTGCGCAAGAGCAAGGGCAACATCGTGTTGCCGCTGAAGCGGCAGGCGCTAAAGCGCGCGATCACGAACCTCGTCACCAATGCCGCGCGGTTCGGCGATCACATCGTCATTCGCGTCGCACCGGAAGGCCAGTGGGTGCGCATCGAAGTCGACGATGACGGCCCCGGAATTCCTGAGTCCGAGCGCGAAAACGTGTTCCGCCCGTTCTATCGGCTCGATCACGCGCGCAATCAGGACGAAGGTAACAGCGGCCTTGGGCTCGCCATCGCTCGCGACATCGCAAAAAGCCACGGCGGGGAAATTGCGCTCGGCCAAAGCTCGATGGGCGGGCTACGGGCGATTATTTCGCTGCCGCAATAA
- the proC gene encoding pyrroline-5-carboxylate reductase — protein sequence MSFTLDGPVVLAGAGKMGAALLAGWIARGLQPRDVIVQDPNLAGDAAALQREHGFSAVPVLETLSSPPSVIVVAVKPQAMDAVFPALARHAGPATVVMSIAAGKSIASFERHLPPGTAVVRAMPNTPAAIGRGISGAVGNAHVTEKQKDLCQNLLNAVGDVVWLNDEALIDAVTAVSGSGPAYVFLLTEALARAGEAAGLDAETSMQLARATVSGAGELLRRSENDPATLRQNVTSPGGTTAAALSVLMREKGGLQDLLTEAVMAAKKRGRELGS from the coding sequence ATGTCCTTCACACTGGATGGGCCGGTCGTGCTCGCCGGCGCCGGCAAGATGGGCGCCGCTTTGCTCGCAGGCTGGATCGCACGCGGGCTTCAACCCCGCGACGTCATCGTTCAAGACCCCAATCTCGCTGGCGACGCGGCCGCGCTTCAGCGCGAACATGGCTTTAGCGCTGTGCCCGTGCTTGAAACGTTATCATCGCCCCCGTCCGTCATCGTCGTCGCTGTCAAGCCGCAGGCGATGGACGCAGTGTTTCCGGCGCTCGCAAGACACGCAGGCCCGGCGACGGTTGTGATGTCAATTGCGGCGGGCAAGTCGATCGCCAGTTTTGAACGCCACCTTCCGCCGGGAACAGCCGTCGTCCGCGCCATGCCGAATACGCCGGCCGCCATCGGCCGCGGTATATCGGGCGCTGTCGGCAATGCCCATGTCACGGAGAAACAGAAAGATCTCTGCCAGAACCTGCTCAACGCGGTCGGCGATGTGGTCTGGTTGAACGACGAAGCGTTGATCGATGCGGTAACTGCCGTCTCGGGTTCGGGCCCTGCCTATGTCTTCCTGCTGACCGAAGCACTGGCACGCGCCGGGGAAGCGGCCGGTCTCGATGCCGAGACGTCGATGCAACTCGCGCGCGCGACCGTATCGGGCGCCGGCGAGCTTCTGCGCCGGTCAGAAAATGATCCGGCGACGCTCAGGCAGAACGTAACGTCGCCCGGCGGCACGACCGCCGCAGCTCTGTCGGTCCTCATGCGAGAGAAGGGCGGTCTGCAGGATCTGCTGACTGAAGCAGTGATGGCTGCAAAAAAACGAGGCCGCGAGCTTGGAAGTTGA